From candidate division KSB1 bacterium, a single genomic window includes:
- a CDS encoding energy transducer TonB has protein sequence MGLALRARVEEGKRYSLDARLNGWEGRIVIAAAILADGRIIDSRIVESSGNPRLDEDARALVAEASPLRLPRALGAEKVLVKVPIVFGLH, from the coding sequence GTGGGGCTCGCACTCCGTGCCCGCGTCGAGGAGGGCAAGCGCTACTCCCTCGATGCGCGACTGAACGGCTGGGAAGGGCGCATCGTGATCGCGGCGGCAATCTTGGCCGATGGGCGGATCATCGATTCGCGCATAGTCGAAAGCTCAGGGAATCCTCGGCTCGACGAAGATGCGCGCGCGCTGGTGGCCGAAGCGTCGCCCTTGAGGCTCCCGCGCGCGCTGGGAGCGGAGAAGGTGCTGGTCAAAGTGCCGATCGTGTTCGGATTACACTAA